GCCAGCGCGCGCAGCGCCGACTCGCGTCCCGATCCCGGCCCCTTCACGAAAACGCTGAGCGACTTCATACCATGTTCTTGCGCCTTGTGCGCCGCGTCCTCGGCGGCCAGCTGGGCGGCGAACGGCGTCGACTTGCGCGAGCCCTTGAAGCCCTTCACCCCCGACGACGACCAGGCCACCACGTTTCCTGAAACGTCGGTGATGGTGACGATGGTGTTGTTGAAGGACGCGGTGATGTGCGCAATCCCGCTTTGGATGTTCTTCTTGACCTTCTTCGCCTTCGACTTGGCCTTAGGCTTGTTCTCTACCGGGGTCGTCGCCATTGAGGTGATCCTTTACCCAGCGCTCTAAGCGCCAGTCTCCGTCTTCTTCTTGATTGCTTGACCTTTGCGCGGACCCTTGCGCGTGCGCGCGTTGGTGTGCGTGCGCTGTCCGCGCACCGGCAGGCTCTTGCGATGACGGAGGCCCCGGTGGCAGCCGAGATCCATCAGGCGCTTGATGTTCATCGAGACGTCGCGGCGCAGATCGCCTTCGACCTTCATCTGCTTGCCTTCGATGACCTCGCGGATGCGCCGGG
This genomic window from Polyangia bacterium contains:
- the rpsK gene encoding 30S ribosomal protein S11, whose amino-acid sequence is MATTPVENKPKAKSKAKKVKKNIQSGIAHITASFNNTIVTITDVSGNVVAWSSSGVKGFKGSRKSTPFAAQLAAEDAAHKAQEHGMKSLSVFVKGPGSGRESALRALASTGFKITLIRDLTPIPHNGCRPPKRRRV
- the rpsM gene encoding 30S ribosomal protein S13, translating into MARLAGVDLPRNKRMEIALTYIYGIGKARAREILKAAEVSLDKRTDDLDDNETRRIREVIEGKQMKVEGDLRRDVSMNIKRLMDLGCHRGLRHRKSLPVRGQRTHTNARTRKGPRKGQAIKKKTETGA